The Amblyomma americanum isolate KBUSLIRL-KWMA chromosome 5, ASM5285725v1, whole genome shotgun sequence genome window below encodes:
- the LOC144135007 gene encoding toll-like receptor Tollo, with translation MRGVCSWAHCITEGDLDAEKVFDVFLSFSSKDAGWVHEQLIPGLEAVALSYCTYERNFKGGFLLQDIIRDAVACSRRTVLLLTRNFVTSEWCRWEFRLAHQKALEDNVNRLIIVLVGEVGSSSLDEDLRLYMRAANYIRWGQPNFWERFYCSMARKSAKRKLIIRESLQPTLA, from the exons ATGCGAGGTGTCTGCAGCTGGGCGCACTGCATCACGGAGGGGGACCTGGACGCAGAAAAGGTGTTCGACGTGTTCCTCTCGTTCAGCAGCAAAGATGCAGGCTGGGTCCATGAGCAGCTGATCCCGGGACTAGAGGCCGTCGCCTTATCATACTGTACCTATGAGCGGAACTTCAAAGGCGGCTTTTTGCTGCAGGACATCATCCGCGACGCTGTCGCCTGCTCCAGGAGGACAGTGCTCCTGCTCACCAG GAACTTTGTAACAAGCGAGTGGTGCCGTTGGGAGTTCCGGTTGGCGCATCAGAAAGCCCTGGAGGACAACGTCAACAGATTGATCATTGTGCTTGTCGGCGAGGTTGGCTCTAGTTCTCTAGACGAAGATTTGCGCCTCTACATGCGAGCTGCCAATTACATCCGCTGGGGACAGCCAAACTTTTGGGAAAGGTTCTACTGCTCGATGGCCAGGAAGAGTGCCAAAAGAAAGCTCATCATCCGCGAATCACTGCAGCCAACTCTAGCCTAA